The Zygosaccharomyces rouxii strain CBS732 chromosome G complete sequence genome contains a region encoding:
- the HRQ1 gene encoding ATP-dependent 3'-5' DNA helicase (highly similar to uniprot|Q05549 Saccharomyces cerevisiae YDR291W Hypothetical ORF): protein MSTQEYKRVKTDGDDGFDKLKKVFFRLNTLYTFLLCRKHVIPTFKTLQSPIESALKSPVTELDFAKIAALMPRDCEFKYIDENQIYTETKEFDFNRGGWNQKDNDIYQLKDVTEEFNEARSTQILIFNFIDGNMKYSWQADGGRIQIPTVNTEQMKKMITKRKQNFEDALNTFVAQKQSEGMDPVQELETIAQKCIPREKDYEDPIEAMMKAKEKKNSMVVLDEANGMERPKIANMIEELEKSEMYTNQISNHYVIPPRSAQYKELEFELSEEIYQALEIENFYTHQADAISAIHRGEHVIITTSTSSGKSLVYQLSALDLLLKDPNSTCMYIFPTKALAQDQKRAFQELLSKIPRLANVVVDTYDGDTEPAERLHIRKNAKVIFTNPDMVHTSILPNHPNWRSFLYNLKLVVVDELHTYKGLFGSHVALVLRRLLRLCEHYYENNALRCVSCSATLKHPVKHMKDMFGIHDVVLIHEDGSPRGAKHLVLWNPPLLSQHVRRREDFIRESAKILVQLMLKNVRTIAFCFVRRICELLMKEVRKIFEDLDMPEMITEVMSYRGGYAASDRRKIEREMFHGNLRAVISTNALELGIDIGGLDSVLMCGFPLSMANFHQQSGRAGRRNKDSMTLVVASDSPVDQHYLAHSEELIDGDNSNTYQDLVLDFDNILILEGHIQCAAFELPINIDRDKEYFKEEHLSKICQERLDHSKDGYHTHNRFLPWPSKLVSLRGVEEDHFAVVDITNGRSTVIEEIEASRTSFTLYDGGIFIHQGYPYLVKEFNPDECYATVQRVDVDWVTNQRDFTDVDPQEIEMIRSLETSDIPIYFGKIKTTIIVFGFFKMDKYRRIIDAVETHNPPVIINSKGFWIDIPKRAVEICHSKQLNLAGAIHSAQHAIMGLLPRFIVAGVDEIQTECKAPEKEFAERQTKRKRPARLVFYDAKGGKYGSGLSIKAFEHIDDVLNGSLQRIEECPCEEGCPHCVVSPSCKENNFVCSKPGAQVVLHCILGHAESEFLDRIKGGPEPNMPEIKVETVVPVSEHVNFSPDLQIIDVRKVKQELAFEDTPIVKLEERN, encoded by the coding sequence ATGAGTACTCAGGAATATAAAAGGGTTAAGactgatggtgatgatggGTTTGACAAATTAAAGAAAGTTTTCTTCAGGTTGAATACGCTATACACCTTCTTGCTATGTAGGAAACATGTTATACCAACATTTAAAACACTGCAATCACCGATTGAAAGTGCCCTAAAGAGCCCTGTGACAGAATTAGATTTTGCTAAGATTGCTGCGTTGATGCCCAGGGATTGCGAGTTCAAGTATATTGATGAGAATCAGATTTACACTGAAACCAAGGAGTTTGATTTTAACAGAGGGGGTTGGAATCAGAAGGACAATGATATTTATCAACTTAAGGATGTTACTGAGGAATTTAACGAAGCCAGATCCactcaaattttgatatttaATTTTATCGATGGTAATATGAAGTATTCTTGGCAAGCTGATGGTGGTAGGATACAGATACCGACGGTTAATACAgagcagatgaagaagatgattaCCAAGAGGAAGCAGAACTTTGAAGATGCTCTTAACACATTTGTGGCTCAGAAACAGTCAGAAGGAATGGATCCTGtgcaagaattggaaactatTGCTCAGAAATGTATACCAAGGGAGAAAGATTACGAAGACCCTATAGAAGCTATGATGAAGgcaaaggaaaagaaaaattctaTGGTTGTGCTTGATGAGGCAAATGGAATGGAGAGACCAAAGATTGCAAATAtgattgaagaattggagaaatCAGAAATGTACACTAATCAAATATCAAACCATTATGTGATACCGCCAAGAAGTGCACAGTACAAGGAGTTGGAATTTGAACTTTCAGAGGAAATTTACCAGGCTTTAGAGATCGAGAATTTTTATACCCACCAGGCAGATGCCATTAGCGCTATTCACAGGGGTGAGCATGTCATCATAACTACTTCTACATCATCGGGTAAATCCCTGGTTTACCAACTTTCAGCACTCGATCTTTTATTAAAGGACCCCAATTCTACTTGCATGTATATTTTTCCTACGAAGGCGTTGGCTCAGGATCAGAAGCGAGCTTTCCAAGAGCTCTTATCAAAGATTCCTCGACTGGCCAATGTGGTGGTGGATACTTATGATGGTGATACGGAACCCGCTGAAAGGCTGCACATTAGGAAAAATGCTAAAGTTATTTTCACGAACCCAGATATGGTTCATACTAGTATTCTGCCGAACCACCCCAATTGGAGAAGTTTTCTTTATAATCTTAAATTGGTGGTTGTAGACGAGTTGCACACCTACAAGGGTCTTTTTGGTTCACATGTTGCACTTGTTCTCAGGAGATTATTAAGACTTTGTGAACATTATTACGAGAATAATGCTCTTAGGTGTGTATCTTGTTCTGCGACCTTGAAACATCCTGTTAAACATATGAAGGATATGTTTGGTATCCACGATGTTGTTTTAATTCACGAAGATGGTTCACCCAGAGGTGCCAAACATCTTGTATTGTGGAATCCACCGTTGTTATCACAACATGTCAGGAGAAGGGAAGATTTCATACGGGAAAGTGCAAAGATATTAGTACAATTGATGCTAAAGAATGTACGAACCATTGCATTTTGCTTTGTGCGTAGAATATGTGAATTGCTAATGAAAGAAGTAAGGAAAATATTTGAAGACTTAGATATGCCTGAGATGATTACTGAAGTCATGTCTTATAGAGGTGGGTATGCCGCTTCAGATAGACGTAAGATTGAACGTGAAATGTTTCACGGTAATCTTAGGGCAGTGATATCTACAAATGCATTAGAACTGGGTATTGATATTGGTGGGTTAGATTCGGTTCTTATGTGTGGGTTCCCGCTATCTATGGCAAACTTTCACCAACAGAGTGGTAGAGCTGGTAGAAGAAATAAGGATTCTATGACATTGGTGGTTGCGAGCGATTCACCTGTGGATCAGCATTATTTGGCACattcagaagaattgatagaTGGCGATAATTCAAACACGTACCAAGATTTGgttcttgattttgataataTACTGATTTTAGAGGGACACATTCAATGTGCGGCTTTCGAGTTGCCTATAAATATTGATAGAGATAAGGAATATTTTAAAGAGGAGCATTTGAGCAAGATATGTCAGGAAAGATTGGACCATTCTAAAGATGGGTATCATACGCACAACAGATTTTTACCTTGGCCCTCCAAATTAGTGTCATTACGAGGTGTTGAAGAGGATCACTTCGCAGTGGTAGATATTACAAATGGAAGAAGTACTGTTAttgaggaaattgaagCCAGCAGAACTAGCTTTACCCTTTACGATGGTGGTATTTTCATCCACCAAGGTTATCCTTACTTGGTGAAGGAGTTTAATCCAGATGAATGTTATGCAACGGTTCAAAGGGTTGATGTGGATTGGGTCACGAATCAAAGAGATTTTACTGACGTAGATCCTCAAGAGATTGAAATGATCAGATCCTTAGAAACAAGCGACATTCCCATTTACTTCGGAAAAATCAAAACGACTATCATTgtctttggattttttaAGATGGATAAATACAGAAGGATTATTGATGCTGTGGAAACTCATAATCCACCAGTGATAATTAATTCTAAGGGCTTTTGGATAGATATACCCAAGAGGGCCGTTGAGATTTGCCATTCGAAACAATTAAATCTTGCGGGTGCCATACACTCAGCACAACATGCTATCATGGGATTACTCCCCAGATTCATTGTAGCAGGTGTAGATGAAATACAAACTGAATGTAAGGCTCCTGAGAAGGAATTTGCAGAGAGACAAACTAAAAGGAAAAGGCCCGCAAGGTTGGTCTTTTACGATGCAAAGGGAGGCAAGTATGGCTCAGGTTTATCTATCAAGGCATTTGAACACATTGATGATGTTTTGAATGGTTCACtgcaaagaattgaagagTGTCCCTGTGAAGAAGGTTGTCCCCACTGCGTTGTGTCTCCTTCATGCAAAGAGAATAATTTCGTCTGTTCAAAACCTGGCGCTCAGGTTGTCCTACATTGTATTTTGGGTCATGCAGAATCCGAGTTTTTGGATCGTATTAAAGGGGGACCAGAACCCAATATGCCTGAAATCAAGGTTGAAACGGTAGTTCCAGTTTCTGAGCACGTTAACTTCTCTCCTGATTTACAAATTATTGATGTCAGGAAAGTGAAACAGGAGCTAGCTTTCGAAGACACGCCTATAGTTAAATTAGAGGAAAGGAATTAA
- the SRP101 gene encoding Signal recognition particle receptor subunit alpha (similar to uniprot|P32916 Saccharomyces cerevisiae YDR292C SRP101 Signal recognition particle (SRP) receptor - alpha subunit contain GTPase domains involved in SRP-dependent protein targeting interacts with SRP102p): MLEQFVVFTSGGQVVYQFNCLGKKFAETQINRFISHLLSSPTIHNEDSSRKYRIVEIAGNSNTSGGNKAQSRGFCSMYHVSRRPELYYVVTYAEQSLQLNQEAEETLQVGINLWESLGLSEGVLDNINGKGSRNERNCIDVLTDLEEELEKFDQYLKIKYEEILSRDNENSSSSIGKVDSKKKPREAKGKKQQQQQQGGGRKWGRDGTMEEINAQDSKALDFSENNQQAGGSMGQIDKDSFGKRTNQGDFLIKEIDDLLSAQKESYQSNEDKGTSAFGFLRKHLLGNKTITETDLKSVLDKLKQKLITKNVAPEAAEFLCKQVSLDLVGSKTASWTSVENTARESLTKSLTQILTPGVSVDLLHEIQQKAETRDAQGLKQPYVFSVVGVNGVGKSTNLSKLAFWLLQNNLRVLVVASDTFRSGAVEQLRVHVENLAELTDESHIRGSKNRRDKTGNDHVELFEAGYGGSDLVTKIAKQAIKYAKEQEFDIVLMDTAGRRHNDPTLMSPLKSFAEQAKPDKIIMVGEALVGTDSVQQAKNFNEAFGRVRNLDFFIISKCDTVGEMLGTMVNMVYATGIPILFVGVGQTYTDLRVLSVNWAVNILVS, encoded by the coding sequence ATGCTAGAACAGTTTGTGGTGTTCACTTCTGGGGGCCAGGTAGTCTATCAGTTTAACTGTCTAGGGAAGAAGTTTGCAGAAACGCAGATTAACAGGTTCATATCCCATCTGTTGAGTTCACCTACTATCCACAATGAGGACAGTTCTAGGAAGTACAGAATTGTAGAGATTGCTGGAAACAGTAATACATCCGGCGGTAACAAGGCCCAGTCCCGTGGTTTTTGTTCTATGTACCACGTTAGTAGAAGACCAGAGTTATACTACGTGGTGACATATGCGGAGCAGTCATTACAGTTAAATCAAGAGGCTGAAGAAACTTTACAAGTTGGAATAAATCTTTGGGAGTCATTAGGATTATCAGAAGGTGTGTTAGATAATATTAATGGGAAGGGATCAAGAAATGAACGTAACTGTATCGATGTGTTGACCGACTTagaggaagaattggaaaaatttgaccaaTATTTGAAGATTAAATATGAGGAAATCCTGAGCCGTGATAACGAGAATAGTAGCTCTTCCATTGGCAAGGTCGATTCCAAGAAAAAACCCAGAGAGGCCAAGGGTaagaaacaacaacagcagcagcaggGTGGCGGCAGAAAATGGGGAAGAGATGGGACTAtggaagaaattaatgCACAAGATAGTAAAGCTCTTGATTTCTCTGAGAACAACCAACAAGCTGGTGGATCGATGGGGCAAATCGACAAGGATTCATTCGGTAAGAGGACAAACCAAGGTGATTTCTTAATCAAAGAGATTGACGATTTATTATCTGCCCAAAAAGAATCCTATCAGAGTAATGAGGACAAAGGAACTTCAGCATTTGGATTCCTGAGGAAACATCTATTGGGTAATAAGACGATCACCGAGACAGATCTTAAATCTGTACTGGACAAGTTAAAACAAAAACtaataacaaaaaatgTAGCTCCAGAGGCAGCAGAATTCTTGTGCAAGCAGGTTTCTCTTGATTTGGTGGGATCAAAAACAGCCAGCTGGACTAGTGTGGAAAATACTGCCCGCGAATCATTGACTAAATCTTTGACTCAAATCCTAACACCTGGTGTCTCTGTAGATCTTTTACATGAGATCCAACAAAAGGCAGAAACAAGAGATGCCCAAGGTCTTAAACAACCTTATGTGTTTTCCGTAGTTGGTGTAAATGGTGTGGGTAAGTCGACTAATCTATCCAAATTGGCTTTTTGGCTTCTCCAAAATAATTTGAGGGTCTTAGTGGTAGCAAGTGATACGTTTAGATCAGGAGCAgtggaacaattgagaGTTCATGTAGAGAACTTGGCGGAATTGACCGACGAGTCTCACATTCGTGGATCCAAAAATCGCCGAGACAAGACTGGTAATGATCATGTTGAATTATTCGAAGCAGGTTATGGTGGTTCTGATCTGGTCACCAAGATTGCCAAGCAGGCAATTAAATATGCCAAGGAACAGGAATTCGATATCGTTCTAATGGATACAGCTGGTAGAAGACACAATGATCCAACTTTAATGTcacctttgaaatctttcGCAGAACAGGCTAAACCTGACAAAATTATCATGGTTGGTGAAGCTTTGGTGGGAACAGATTCTGTTCAACAGGCAAAGAATTTCAACGAAGCTTTCGGTAGAGTTAggaatttggatttttttattatatCAAAATGCGATACTGTGGGTGAAATGCTGGGGACTATGGTAAATATGGTTTATGCTACTGGTATACCGATTTTGTTTGTTGGAGTTGGGCAAACCTACACAGATCTAAGAGTATTGAGCGTTAATTGGGCGGTTAATATTTTGGTGTCTTAA
- a CDS encoding uncharacterized protein (weakly similar to uniprot|P21147 Saccharomyces cerevisiae YGL055W OLE1 Fatty acid desaturase required for monounsaturated fatty acid synthesis and for normal distribution of mitochondria), whose amino-acid sequence MGDAIPEFDFSDLVSSAGFNNNEDSKECHVVAPEQTASSSGSFIKGRPSVNINANANVSDGSSRQQGPVPSRKKDPHVVHLLKRISLQSTILCIIIPLFSLFKLILAPPKPINPLFIGFFCVYTFLSQVALFAGYHRFFSHQSFQAHVLLQLVYSVFGGSVGLGSVLQFASQHMAHHRHQDTERDPHSFSVYGCLFSLWGHRFFLGNRKSRKAIKECRDTILSTSRMSRGKLSTTAASPDELIQPPNYELLVMQDKYYVKLLILTIVVIPCLVARYCGVPYWTGIYYLGFVKMSIIQQQWLLLGTLAHIRNFPLATQPFSSIRSAINLPLSCLFQFLLFGEAKHNFHHEFPSDFTNGSRWYHWDPAKWTIYLCQSLGLVNHLHVTDPQQSLKCFIQQQQKLLDEEHSKLKWGVSIDRLPSMTSNQFVKLAIEQFAENKRALVVIEGIVHDVTPFIHDHPGGTALVQLSVGKDATHAFNGAVYFHSKAARNLLATMRIAKLSSSERVQNTVWERRMLKDSRDQQRRNNRQITYTQKNHYAAGAA is encoded by the coding sequence ATGGGAGATGCCATACCGGAATTTGATTTTAGTGACTTGGTATCGTCTGCTGGATTTAATAATAACGAGGATTCGAAGGAGTGTCATGTGGTAGCACCAGAGCAGACTGCGAGCTCCTCAGGGAGCTTTATTAAAGGTAGACCTTCAGTAAATATAAACGCCAATGCCAATGTTAGTGATGGTTCATCGCGACAACAGGGGCCGGTCCCTTCACGCAAGAAAGATCCACACGTTGTGCATTTGTTGAAACGTATCAGTTTGCAATCTACTATTCTGTGCATCATAATACCGTTGTTCTCGTTATTCAAGTTGATATTAGCGCCACCGAAACCAATCAACCCGTTATTCATTGGATTCTTTTGCGTATACACTTTCCTATCGCAAGTAGCACTGTTTGCTGGTTATCATAGATTCTTTAGCCATCAATCGTTCCAGGCACACGTTTTATTACAATTGGTATATTCGGTTTTCGGTGGATCTGTTGGATTAGGTTCAGTCCTACAGTTTGCAAGCCAGCACATGGCacatcatcgtcatcaaGATACGGAAAGAGATCCACATTCCTTTTCAGTCTACGGTTGCTTGTTTTCTCTATGGGGGCACAGATTCTTTCTTGGTAATAGGAAATCCAGAAAGGCTATTAAGGAATGTAGAGATACCATTTTATCCACATCGAGGATGAGTCGTGGTAAGCTTAGTACAACGGCAGCATCTCCAGATGAATTGATACAACCACCTAACTATGAATTACTAGTCATGCAAGATAAATACTATGTGAAGCTATTGATTTTAACGATTGTTGTCATTCCATGTTTAGTGGCACGTTACTGTGGTGTGCCCTATTGGACCGGTATATATTATCTGGGATTTGTCAAAATGTCAATCATACAACAACAGTGGTTATTATTGGGTACTTTAGCACATATTAGAAATTTCCCGTTAGCAACGCAGCCGTTTTCGAGCATCAGATCCGCTATCAACTTACCGCTTTCGTGcttgttccaatttcttctttttggaGAAGCGAAGCATAACTTCCACCACGAATTTCCTAGTGATTTTACTAATGGTTCACGGTGGTACCATTGGGATCCAGCTAAATGGACCATCTATTTGTGTCAAAGCTTGGGACTCGTTAACCATTTACACGTTACAGATCCTCAACAAAGTCTGAAATGCTTTATTCAGCAGCAACAGAAATTATTGGATGAGGAACATTCCAAGTTAAAATGGGGGGTCTCTATCGATAGGTTACCTTCTATGACGTCCAACCAATTTGTTAAATTGGccattgaacaatttgcCGAAAACAAAAGAGCATTAGTTGTCATTGAAGGTATTGTTCACGATGTGACTCCATTCATTCATGATCACCCAGGTGGTACTGCATTGGTACAGCTCAGCGTCGGTAAAGATGCTACCCATGCATTTAATGGTGCCGTTTATTTCCATTCTAAAGCTGCCAGGAACCTTCTAGCTACAATGAGAATTGCTAAGTTGAGTTCTAGCGAGCGTGTCCAAAACACCGTTTGGGAGAGAAGAATGTTGAAAGATAGTCGTGATCAGCAACGGAGAAATAATAGACAGATTACTTATACTCAAAAGAACCATTATGCTGCCGGTGCAGCTTAA
- the BCD1 gene encoding Bcd1p (similar to uniprot|P38772 Saccharomyces cerevisiae YHR040W BCD1 Essential protein required for the accumulation of box C/D snoRNA) — MVDLCEICQTAEFKYKCPKCFKKTCSLPCIKEHKSQDNCSGKSHDPTKYVDRGTLKGADDEKHENNFLVQRDYQFLTKLRRSLEVEMKDGRLNNKRVLQSYGNNSNAKRPRYDQECQRIIRRGVNCILLPKGMQRSQMNKSKWDKPLDLFVWSMEWILYPRKQASSTQEEPFSHISHRIKETDTLVEGMGKIIYDKCCEFYHLIKEDEPAPETKPERTQCLVKGGLKFYTKWFPYNTIRITDSKQLVELDPCQKSIAELFKNRTVIEFPTIYVVANESELPEGYSIVDEQAMQEAQKSSDSDSDSDSDSDSSDSDESESDSDAEPQEESSKAQASTSGSAVARQESDDESDGYDPGVTLDFLAG; from the coding sequence ATGGTAGATTTATGTGAAATCTGCCAGACTGCTGAATTCAAATATAAATGTCCCAAATGTTTTAAGAAGACGTGTTCACTGCCGTGCATCAAGGAACACAAGAGTCAAGATAATTGTTCAGGTAAATCCCATGATCCTACTAAATATGTTGATAGAGGTACGTTAAAGGGtgctgatgatgaaaagcATGAAAATAATTTCCTTGTACAGCGGGATTACCAGTTTTTAACCAAATTGAGAAGATCTCTAGAAGTTGAAATGAAAGATGGTCGGCTAAATAACAAAAGGGTATTACAATCATACGGTAATAATTCGAATGCCAAGAGACCCCGTTATGATCAAGAATGCCAAAGAATTATTCGAAGAGGTGTAAATTGTATTCTCCTTCCAAAGGGAATGCAGAGATCTCAAATGAACAAGAGTAAATGGGACAAACCTTTGGATTTATTCGTTTGGAGTATGGAATGGATTTTATACCCCAGAAAACAGGCTTCTTCTACACAAGAGGAGCCTTTCAGCCATATAAGTCACAGAATCAAAGAGACGGATACACTGGTAGAAGGCATGGGAAAGATAATTTACGATAAATGTTGTGAATTCTACCACTTGataaaagaagatgaaccaGCCCCAGAGACAAAGCCAGAGAGGACTCAATGTTTGGTCAAAGGTGGACTCAAGTTCTACACCAAATGGTTTCCTTACAATACGATACGAATTACAGATTCCAAACAACTAGTGGAATTGGATCCTTGCCAAAAATCCATCGCTGAATTATTTAAAAACAGAACTGTCATAGAATTCCCTACGATTTACGTAGTGGCTAATGAATCAGAACTACCTGAAGGATACAGTATTGTAGACGAGCAAGCTATGCAAGAGGCTCAGAAAAGCAGTGATAGTGACAGCGATAGTGACAGTGACAGTGACAGTAGTGATAGCgatgaaagtgaaagtGACAGTGATGCAGAACCCCAGGAGGAATCCTCCAAAGCACAAGCTTCTACATCTGGATCCGCAGTTGCGCGCCAAGAGAGCGATGACGAGAGTGATGGCTACGATCCCGGTGTTACACTCGATTTCTTAGCGGGTTGA
- the VMA10 gene encoding H(+)-transporting V1 sector ATPase subunit G (similar to uniprot|P48836 Saccharomyces cerevisiae YHR039C-A VMA10 Vacuolar H+ ATPase subunit G of the catalytic (V1) sector): protein MSQSNGIATLLKAEKEAHEIVSQARKYRQDKLKQAKNDAASEIEAYKKQKDQELQEFESKNAGGVGELEKEAESQVQGELTEIKETGSKKQNEVAKLLVDAVINPSFEKHINA, encoded by the exons ATG TCTCAATCCAACGGTATTGCTACGCTATTAAAGGCTGAGAAAGAAGCTCATGAAATTGTTTCTCAAGCTAGAAAATACAGACAAGACAAGCTCAAACAGGCCAAGAATGATGCAGCTTCAGAAATAGAAGCTTACAAGAAGCAAAAGGATCAAGAACTACAGGAATTCGAAAGTAAAAATGCAGGTGGTGTcggtgaattggaaaaggaGGCAGAATCTCAAGTTCAAGGTGAATTGACAGAGATCAAAGAAACAGGTTCTAAGAAACAAAATGAAGTGGCAAAGTTGTTGGTGGATGCTGTGATTAACCCATCGTTTGAGAAGCACATCAATGCCTAG
- the MSC7 gene encoding meiotic recombination directing protein (highly similar to uniprot|P38694 Saccharomyces cerevisiae YHR039C MSC7 Protein of unknown function green fluorescent protein (GFP)-fusion protein localizes to the endoplasmic reticulum msc7 mutants are defective in directing meiotic recombination events to homologous chromatids) — MSDIYLNSEMLLQQLNNTVQEYLADWVKKQHFLFNNQSQIVVDQIQSNPKMAATTTALAALFTTYVFFKLLWGSSNGESHRPSKFSVPVPDAAQTHWKGKRLFPTSIRDPENPGIIQAYCPATGQFLGKFSSKTTKDIDEMIFQASDAQKEWGSSSMARRIRVLVSLKNFILENQDLIAHVACRDSGKTKLDASMGEIMVTLEKLQWTIQHGERVLTPSKRPGPTNFFMKFYKGAEVRYEPLGVVSAIVSWNYPFHNLLGPIISALFTGNAVVVKCSEQVVWSSEFFTGLVRKCLEACGENPELVQLFYCLPPSENDDAANYFTAHPKLQHITFIGSQPVAHHILKNAAKSLTPVVVELGGKDAFIILDSAKNLAALSSIIMRGTFQSSGQNCIGIERVIVADSNYESLVNILQDRMTNHPLRLGSDIDHLEEVDMGAMVSDNRFDQLELLVKDAVAHGARLLYGGSRYSHPNYPQGHYFLPTLLVDVTPEMKIAQEEVFGPILVLMRAKNTKHAIELANSAPFGLGGSVFGSDYKECDYVANKLKTGSVAINDFATYYVCQLPFGGIHGSGFGKFGGEEGLLGLCNAKSICYDVLPFVSTQIPKPLDYPIKSSRKAWGFVKSFITGSYAMSTWQRIKSLYSMAKNAN, encoded by the coding sequence ATGTCAGATATTTACTTGAATTCAGAGATGCTGCTTCAACAACTCAACAATACTGTTCAGGAATACTTGGCGGATTGGGTTAAGAAACAACATTTCCTATTCAACAATCAATCTCAGATAGTGGTGGACCAGATTCAAAGCAATCCCAAGATGGCCGCTACGACGACGGCCCTGGCTGCTCTCTTTACAACGTAtgtcttcttcaaattacTGTGGGGCTCATCCAATGGAGAATCCCATAGGCCATCTAAATTCTCTGTGCCTGTACCTGATGCAGCTCAAACCCATTGGAAGGGAAAGAGACTTTTCCCCACTAGTATACGTGATCCAGAGAACCCTGGCATTATCCAGGCCTACTGTCCTGCTACCGGCCAGTTCCTGGGTAAGttttcttccaaaaccACCAAAGATATTGACGAAATGATCTTTCAAGCTTCAGATGCCCAAAAGGAATGGGGCAGCTCGTCAATGGCTCGTAGAATCAGAGTGCTAGTATCTCTCAAGAACTTCATATTGGAAAATCAAGATCTGATCGCCCACGTTGCCTGCAGAGATTCTGGTAAGACTAAATTAGATGCTTCCATGGGTGAAATTATGGTTACGTTAGAGAAATTACAATGGACTATTCAACACGGTGAACGTGTGTTGACACCATCTAAACGTCCAGGTCCCacaaatttcttcatgaaattttacaaaggtGCCGAAGTTCGTTACGAACCATTGGGTGTAGTTAGCGCTATTGTGTCTTGGAATTATCCCTTCCACAATCTGTTGGGTCCTATCATATCTGCGCTTTTTACCGGAAATGCAGTTGTGGTCAAATGCTCTGAGCAAGTGGTTTGGtcttcagaattttttaCTGGATTAGTACGCAAATGCCTTGAAGCTTGTGGTGAAAATCCAGAATTAGTTCAACTGTTTTACTGTTTGCCCCCTTCCgaaaatgatgatgctgCTAACTATTTCACTGCCCACCCAAAACTTCAACACATCACTTTCATCGGTAGTCAACCGGTAGCTCATCATATCTTAAAAAACGCTGCTAAAAGTTTGACGCCAGTCGTCGTAGAGCTGGGCGGTAAAGATGCATTCATCATCCTCGATTCTGCCAAGAATTTAGCAGCACTGTCATCGATTATCATGCGTGGTACTTTCCAATCATCCGGCCAAAATTGTATTGGTATTGAGAGGGTCATAGTCGCGGATTCCAATTACGAGTCTCTCGTGAACATTTTGCAAGATCGTATGACTAACCATCCTCTACGGTTGGGTTCTGATATCGATCATTTGGAGGAGGTAGATATGGGGGCCATGGTTTCGGATAACagatttgatcaattggagCTATTAGTTAAAGACGCAGTGGCTCATGGTGCGAGATTACTCTATGGAGGCTCTCGTTATAGTCATCCAAATTACCCTCAAGGTCACTATTTCTTGCCAACTTTACTGGTAGACGTGACTCCTGAAATGAAGATTGCTCAAGAAGAGGTTTTTGGCCCTATCTTAGTCTTGATGAGAGCCAAGAATACCAAACATGCAATTGAATTAGCCAATTCAGCACCATTTGGTCTTGGTGGATCGGTGTTCGGTAGTGATTATAAAGAATGCGATTACGTCGCTAACAAGCTAAAGACTGGTAGTGTTGCAATCAATGATTTCGCAACTTATTACGTTTGTCAGTTACCGTTTGGTGGTATCCATGGATCTGGATTCGGTAAGTTTGGTGGGGAAGAAGGTCTCCTAGGCCTTTGTAATGCAAAGAGCATTTGCTATGATGTTTTACCATTCGTGTCTACACAAATCCCCAAACCTTTAGATTATCCCATTAAAAGCAGCCGAAAAGCATGGGGATTTGTTAAAAGTTTTATTACAGGTTCTTATGCGATGTCTACTTGGCAACGCATCAAATCTTTATATTCGATGGCGAAAAACGCTAATTAA